In the genome of Natronomonas salina, the window GTAGTCGGTGACCCCGCGGAACTCGAGAGCCTCGACGACCGCGTCGCCGTCGACGAGAACGTCCACTGCCGGCGCGTCGGGCGACCCGTGCGCGACGCGCAGCCGCGCCTGGTCTTCCGCATGTTCGCCTGTCTCTTCTTGACCGCTCGCCTCGTCTTCCGAATCCTCGGTCGCGTTCCCCCCACCGTTCGAATCGTGGTTGTCACCGGTCACGGCGGCGCTGCCGGCTGTCAGCAGTACTGTACCTCCCGCAAGGCCCTTCAGCACGGTTCTTCTGTTTTGCATGGTAGAACTCCAGGTACAATTCGTGGGCGAGTGGGCAACAAATGAACACCTGACTAGTAAGGGGAGATGCCAGGAATCGGAGACGACCGGTTCGGGCGCCCACTGCTCACCACCGACGTCGAGGCTGAAGCCGGGGGCGGTGAATCCAGACCGGCGAGGGCCTCGGTCCCACTCGGTGACGGCCGCCGAGGGCGGGATTGAATACTGTCGCGGCCGCCCGTCCGGTATGACCGACGCTGCGGCCCGCATCTTCACGAACGCCGAGGTCCACACACTCGGGGAGCCCGACGAACAGGAGGAGGCCGTCGCCGTCCGCGACGGCCGGATCGTCCGGGTGGGTTCGGCCTACGAGATCGAGTTCCTCCGGGGCGTCGACACCGACGTCGTCGACTGCGAGGGCGGCGTCCTCCTCCCCGGCTTCGTCGACGCGCACACCCACATGGAGATCGTCGGGCGGCGGGTCGTCCACGCCGACCTCGGGGCGGCGGCCGACCGCGAGGCGGCACTGTCTGCGCTCCGGGACGCCCCCGCGGACGACTGGATCCTCGGCTACGGCTACGACGAGTCGACGTGGCCCGCCGGCGAGTACCTCACCCGCGAGGAACTGGATTCCGTCTCGGAGACCCGCCCGGTCGTCGCCTTCCGCGAGGACCTGCACACGGCGTCGGTCAACTCGGTCGTCCTCGACCGCTACGCCGACGAACTCCCCGAAGATGGCGTCCAGCGCGAGGACGGCGAGCCGACGGGCGTCGTGACCGAGGACGCCGCGGAACTGCTGCGGATGGAGACGGCGCCCGGCCGCGAGGAGACCAGGCGGCTCGTCCGGGCGGCTCGCGACCGCGCCCACGAACTCGGCGTCACCGGCGTTCACGACATGGTCCGGCACTCGGACGCGCCGGCGGCGTACCGCGACCTCGCCGTCGACGGCGACCTGGACCTCCGCGTGCGGCTCTACTACTGGACGGACCATCTCGACGCCGTCGAGGAGACGGGGCTGGCGACGAACCACGGCGGCGAGTACGTGGAGGTCGGCGGGGTGAAGACCTTCACCGACGGCTCCCTCGGCGCCGGCACCGCGAAGCTCTCGGAGCCGTACGCCGACCGCGAGGGCACCGGCGAGTGGGTGGTCGATCCCGAGGAGCTGGCGGCTATCGCCGAGCGGGCGGACGACCTCGGCCTGCAGCTGGCCGTCCACGCGATCGGCGACGAGGCCATCGACGTCGCCCTGTCGGCCCTGCCGGACGACCCCGAGATGCGACACCGCATCGAGCATGCCGAACTGCTGGCGGACGTCGCGGCGTTCGAGGACGCCGGCGCCGTCGCGTCGATGCAGCCGAACTTCCTGCGGTGGGCCCGTGAGGACGGACTTTACGAGCAGCGACTCGGCGCGGACCGGACCGCGGCATCGAACCGGTTCGCGGACGTGCTGGCGGCCGACGTCCCGCTGGCGTTCGGCAGCGACTGCATGCCGCTGGACCCCCTCTACGGCGTCCAGGAGACCGTCACGGCGCCCGAATCGGGACAGCGACTGTCGGTGGCCGAGGCGCTGCGGGCCTACACGTCCGGCGCCGCCTTCGCCGGCCACGACGAGGACCGCTTCGGCACCGTCGAGCCGGGCAAGCGAGCCGACCTCGTCGTGCTCGCGGAATCGCCGTGGGTAGTCGACCCCGAGGCTATCGCCGATATCGACGTCTCGATGACGGTCGTCGACGGCGAGGTCGTCTACCGGGACTGACGGTTCTTTTCCCCTCAGCGCCGTTCTCCGAGTGGTGCTTCGCCCCCTATCGGCAACTGTATCGAAGATATCCCACCGTCCCGATTTATTGAAGACAAAATTTTATCAATAGTCGGGTCCGTTGGCTAGGCCAACCCAAGGTACCCAACCAATGCCCGAAATGGAAACGGTCGACCTGGAGACCGACCTCAGCCTCTTCAAGTACGACAACCTGGAACAGTTACCCCCGGAGTATCGGGAATTGAACGAAGCCGCCCGTACCGAGCGTATCGAGGCGGCCCGCGAGGCTCTGGGCGACGACGTGGTCATCCTGGGCCACAACTACCAGCGCCGTGAGATCGTCGAGCACGCGGACTTCGTCGGCGACTCCTACCAGCTCTCGAAGGAGGCCGCCGACGCGGACGCCGATTACGTCGTCTTCTGCGGCGTGACGTTCATGGCCGAGTCCGCGGACATCATCACCGACGACGACCAGACGGTCGTCCTGCCGTCGATGGAGGCGTCCTGTCCGATGGCGGGGATGGCCGAGGCATTACAGGTCGACGCCGCCTGGACGGAACTCAACGCGGCGGTCGACGACGACACCGATATCGTCCCGATCACCTACATGAACAGCTACGCCGACCTGAAGGCATTCTGCGCCGAGCAGGGCGGGCTGGTCTGCACCTCCTCGAACGCCCACCGCGCCTTCGAGTACGCCTTCGAGCGCGGCGACAAGGTGCTCTTCCTCCCGGACAAGCACCTCGGCGAGAACACCGCCCACCGCCTCGGGCTGGCGGATTCGACCGCCGAGTGGGACCCCTGGGACCCCGAGTCGAAGGACGCCGACGAGGTGGCCGACGCCGACGTGATCCTCTGGGACGGCTACTGCCAGGTCCACGAGCGGTTCACCGAGGGCCACGTCGAGGCGGTCCGCGCCGAACACGAGGGCGCCAACGTCGTCGTCCACCCCGAGTGCCGCCGGGAGGTCGTCGAGGCCGCCGACGTCGTCGGGTCGACCTCGACCATCTGCGAGACCGTCGAGAACGCCGACCCCGGCGAGACGTGGGCCATCGGCACCGAGATCCACCTCACGAACCACCTCCAGCGGTGGCACCCGGAGGTGGAGGTCCTGCCGCTGTGCGGCGACGCCTGCATGGACTGCAACGCGATGCGGCAGGTCGACCCCAACTACCTGACGTGGGTGCTCGAGGAGCTGGTCGACGGGAACGAGCGGAACGTCGTCGAGGTCGCCCCGAGGGAGAAGGGACTCGCCGAGCTGGCCCTCGAGCGGATGCTGGAGGTCTAACATGGAGGAGCGAGAGACCGAACTCCTGGTGGTCGGCAGCGGCGTCGCGGGCTGTGCCGCGGCACTGGCCGGCGCGCGAGCGGGCGCCGACGTGACGCTCGCGACGAAGGCCAGCCGGCCAGAGGATTCGACCTCCTACTGGGCCCAGGGCGGCGTCGCAGTCACCCGCGGCGACCCCGACGCGTTCAAATCCGACATACTGGAGGCCAGCGACGGCCTCGCCGACCCCGAGGCGGTCGACATCCTCGTCTCCGAGGCCGACGAGGCGGTCCGGGAGGTCTTCGTCGAGACGCTTGACGTCGACTTCGACGGCGGTGACGAGCCCGAGTACGGCCGGGAAGCCGCCCACAGCGAGGCGCGCATCCTCCACGTCGACGCCTCCACCGGCCGGCACATCCTCGCGCCCTTCCTGAATCACCTCGCCGACCACGACCGCGTCGAGGTGCTGGA includes:
- the nadA gene encoding quinolinate synthase NadA, with amino-acid sequence MPEMETVDLETDLSLFKYDNLEQLPPEYRELNEAARTERIEAAREALGDDVVILGHNYQRREIVEHADFVGDSYQLSKEAADADADYVVFCGVTFMAESADIITDDDQTVVLPSMEASCPMAGMAEALQVDAAWTELNAAVDDDTDIVPITYMNSYADLKAFCAEQGGLVCTSSNAHRAFEYAFERGDKVLFLPDKHLGENTAHRLGLADSTAEWDPWDPESKDADEVADADVILWDGYCQVHERFTEGHVEAVRAEHEGANVVVHPECRREVVEAADVVGSTSTICETVENADPGETWAIGTEIHLTNHLQRWHPEVEVLPLCGDACMDCNAMRQVDPNYLTWVLEELVDGNERNVVEVAPREKGLAELALERMLEV
- a CDS encoding amidohydrolase — its product is MTDAAARIFTNAEVHTLGEPDEQEEAVAVRDGRIVRVGSAYEIEFLRGVDTDVVDCEGGVLLPGFVDAHTHMEIVGRRVVHADLGAAADREAALSALRDAPADDWILGYGYDESTWPAGEYLTREELDSVSETRPVVAFREDLHTASVNSVVLDRYADELPEDGVQREDGEPTGVVTEDAAELLRMETAPGREETRRLVRAARDRAHELGVTGVHDMVRHSDAPAAYRDLAVDGDLDLRVRLYYWTDHLDAVEETGLATNHGGEYVEVGGVKTFTDGSLGAGTAKLSEPYADREGTGEWVVDPEELAAIAERADDLGLQLAVHAIGDEAIDVALSALPDDPEMRHRIEHAELLADVAAFEDAGAVASMQPNFLRWAREDGLYEQRLGADRTAASNRFADVLAADVPLAFGSDCMPLDPLYGVQETVTAPESGQRLSVAEALRAYTSGAAFAGHDEDRFGTVEPGKRADLVVLAESPWVVDPEAIADIDVSMTVVDGEVVYRD